Proteins from a genomic interval of Desulfuromonas sp. TF:
- a CDS encoding SpoIIE family protein phosphatase: protein MIPVSIIATITLLYFGLLFSVAFYADKKREAGQSFISNSYIYALSLTVYFTAWTFYGNVGRAATSGLDFLAPQLGSSLMVFTWWFLLRKIVRVSKEQHIVTIADFISSRYGKSVLLGAIVTIFSVLGALPYIALQLKAVTRSFELLSTTALAGGPVRALQAPVPSFDTGIVVALFLGLFGVLYGARHLDASERHEGLVAAIAVESMVKLTAMFAAGLFVTFGLFDGPADIFSRFVAVFPDRTHLLRLGTEPTHYATWFTLSFTSMMGVMLLPRQFHIMVTENTREEHIIDAMWRFPAYMFLINLFIIPVALGGLLLHGGDTTYADYFILLIPLETGHPVLAMLIFIGGFSASAGMVMVSSVALSNMILNHLVMPLILKLKTGAKDLSGILINIKRLGIVVVVFLGFFYYRFFGETYALINIGLASFVAVTQFAPSFIGGLYWKRANRRGAVMGLILGFVVWFYTLLIPSFVRTGWMPDDILAHGPFGLELLRPLALFGLDGFDMWTHSLFWTLLFNIGAFSILSVFTGAEAAEKEQADKFVDIFVPRQETPHLQRISKTLTVMEFVELMAKFIGEKQARAAIAEYLGDAEIDERGSLSEFQLPDLKRFTEKTLAGSVGAAPARIIVDNYLATRGSKMEDVFDIFGSVTISRKAGREQLGVLHEITRMVAGRAELQSILDNILHLFRQQFKLDLCVIRMLDQERGVLAVRSQKGMSSEHLGESDRQLNRDSYVGEAFLMNSVIVVNDTDFMEKPVPAMLVHREGIKAFAHAPITIEGDPVGVLSAFSRSAKGIFSEEFIELFQSMAGQVGVAWRNASQTERLIEAREKERELEIARIIQSGLLPSTVPEIEGISLAGICVPAKEVGGDYYDFLPRSDGSLDMVIADVSGHNVGASLIMTETRTFIHARLESFHSAAETAAALNSFLYEDLTRAELFITMFYLKYHTEIRKLSFANAGHNPPLIWRAQSRSLEFLDAEGLIFGILPRVDFEERWVQLHPGDLLLLYTDGIIEAENSEGSFFGESRLAEVLEEHHDLSPQEIIDTLLSRVRLFTGTKAFNDDVSLVAMRVLR, encoded by the coding sequence ATGATTCCGGTCTCAATCATTGCCACCATAACGCTGCTCTACTTTGGCCTGTTGTTTTCGGTAGCCTTCTATGCCGACAAAAAACGGGAGGCAGGGCAAAGCTTCATATCGAACTCTTACATCTACGCCCTTTCCCTGACCGTCTATTTCACGGCCTGGACCTTCTATGGCAACGTCGGGCGGGCCGCCACCAGCGGCCTGGACTTTCTTGCCCCTCAACTGGGCTCCAGCCTGATGGTCTTTACCTGGTGGTTTCTGCTGCGCAAAATAGTGCGGGTCAGCAAAGAGCAGCACATTGTCACCATTGCCGACTTCATTTCCAGCCGCTACGGCAAGTCGGTCCTTCTGGGGGCTATCGTCACCATCTTCTCGGTGCTCGGAGCCCTCCCTTACATCGCCCTGCAGCTCAAAGCCGTTACCCGATCTTTCGAATTGCTCTCCACCACGGCGCTCGCCGGCGGCCCGGTCCGGGCCTTACAGGCGCCGGTACCCTCTTTCGATACGGGAATCGTCGTCGCCCTATTTCTTGGACTTTTCGGGGTGCTCTACGGCGCCAGGCATCTGGATGCCTCCGAGCGCCACGAAGGGCTGGTGGCTGCAATCGCGGTGGAGTCCATGGTGAAGCTCACGGCCATGTTCGCCGCAGGACTTTTCGTCACCTTCGGGCTCTTCGACGGCCCCGCCGACATCTTCTCCCGCTTTGTCGCCGTGTTTCCCGATCGGACCCATTTGCTGAGGCTCGGCACCGAACCGACTCACTACGCAACCTGGTTCACCCTCTCCTTCACCTCCATGATGGGTGTCATGCTTCTTCCCCGTCAGTTCCACATCATGGTCACCGAGAACACCCGGGAGGAACACATCATCGATGCCATGTGGAGATTCCCGGCCTACATGTTTCTGATCAACCTGTTCATCATCCCCGTCGCGCTGGGCGGTCTCCTCCTCCACGGGGGCGATACCACTTACGCCGATTACTTTATCCTCCTCATCCCTCTCGAAACCGGGCATCCCGTCCTGGCCATGTTGATTTTCATCGGCGGATTCTCGGCTTCGGCGGGGATGGTGATGGTTTCTTCCGTGGCCCTTTCCAACATGATCCTCAATCACCTGGTCATGCCGCTTATCCTGAAACTGAAAACAGGGGCAAAAGACCTTTCGGGAATCCTCATCAACATCAAGCGCCTTGGGATCGTGGTGGTCGTTTTTCTGGGCTTTTTTTACTACCGGTTTTTCGGTGAAACCTATGCGCTGATAAATATCGGTCTCGCTTCCTTTGTAGCCGTAACCCAGTTCGCTCCCTCATTTATCGGCGGCCTTTACTGGAAGAGGGCCAACCGCCGGGGGGCTGTCATGGGGCTGATCCTCGGCTTCGTGGTCTGGTTTTATACCCTGCTCATCCCCTCCTTTGTACGCACCGGGTGGATGCCCGACGATATCCTGGCGCATGGTCCTTTCGGGCTGGAACTGCTCCGACCCCTGGCATTGTTCGGCCTGGACGGTTTCGATATGTGGACCCATTCGTTGTTCTGGACCCTTCTCTTCAACATCGGCGCTTTTTCGATTCTCTCCGTTTTCACCGGTGCAGAGGCAGCGGAAAAGGAGCAGGCAGACAAGTTTGTTGATATTTTCGTCCCCCGGCAGGAAACCCCGCACCTCCAGAGGATCAGCAAGACGCTGACCGTTATGGAGTTTGTCGAGCTCATGGCCAAATTCATCGGGGAAAAACAGGCCCGTGCAGCCATTGCAGAGTATCTCGGCGATGCCGAAATCGATGAGCGGGGAAGCCTGTCGGAATTCCAACTTCCCGACCTTAAGCGCTTTACCGAAAAAACTCTGGCCGGCTCGGTCGGCGCGGCTCCGGCTCGTATCATCGTCGATAACTACCTCGCCACCCGGGGGAGCAAAATGGAGGATGTCTTTGACATTTTCGGCTCCGTCACCATCAGCCGCAAAGCCGGCCGGGAGCAACTGGGGGTGCTGCATGAAATCACCCGCATGGTGGCGGGCAGGGCCGAACTGCAAAGCATTCTGGACAATATCCTGCATCTCTTCCGCCAGCAGTTCAAGCTCGACCTCTGCGTCATACGGATGCTGGATCAGGAGCGAGGGGTCCTGGCGGTGAGAAGTCAAAAGGGAATGAGTTCAGAGCACCTCGGTGAGTCCGACCGGCAGCTGAATAGGGATTCCTACGTAGGAGAGGCGTTTCTGATGAATTCGGTCATTGTGGTCAACGATACCGATTTCATGGAGAAACCCGTCCCGGCTATGCTCGTCCACCGCGAAGGAATAAAGGCATTCGCCCACGCTCCCATCACCATCGAAGGAGACCCGGTAGGAGTGCTTTCGGCTTTCTCCCGGTCCGCCAAAGGGATTTTTTCCGAAGAGTTCATAGAGCTTTTCCAAAGCATGGCAGGCCAGGTCGGCGTCGCCTGGCGCAACGCCAGCCAGACTGAGAGACTTATCGAAGCCAGGGAAAAAGAGCGGGAACTGGAGATTGCAAGGATCATCCAGAGCGGCCTTTTGCCTTCAACCGTACCGGAAATAGAAGGGATATCCCTGGCGGGAATCTGTGTTCCGGCCAAAGAGGTCGGAGGGGATTACTATGACTTTCTCCCCCGAAGCGACGGGTCTCTGGATATGGTGATCGCCGATGTATCCGGACACAATGTCGGGGCATCCCTCATCATGACCGAAACCCGAACCTTCATTCACGCTCGGCTGGAAAGCTTTCACAGCGCAGCCGAAACAGCCGCCGCCCTGAATTCCTTCCTCTACGAGGATCTGACCCGCGCCGAACTTTTCATTACCATGTTTTATCTGAAGTACCATACCGAAATCCGGAAACTTTCCTTTGCCAATGCCGGGCACAATCCTCCCTTGATCTGGAGAGCCCAATCCCGGAGCCTGGAATTCCTGGACGCTGAAGGTCTTATTTTCGGGATCTTGCCTCGGGTCGACTTTGAGGAGAGATGGGTGCAGTTGCACCCCGGGGATCTTCTGTTGCTTTACACCGATGGGATCATCGAGGCCGAAAACAGCGAGGGTTCTTTTTTTGGAGAAAGCCGGCTGGCTGAGGTGCTTGAAGAGCACCATGACCTTTCACCGCAGGAGATTATCGATACCCTGTTGTCCCGGGTCAGGCTGTTTACCGGAACAAAGGCCTTTAACGACGATGTCTCCCTGGTGGCCATGCGGGTGCTCCGATAG
- a CDS encoding DUF3482 domain-containing protein produces MSDVPVFAVVGHPNEGKSSVVSTLTEDDSVPISAVPGETRQCVTYAITVDGETLVRFVDTPGFQMPLQTLRWMRDFSGPAERMVEEFIRTHRGDPRFKDDCELLRPVAKDAGIVYVVDGSRPLRPNDEAEMEILRLTGRPRLAVINPKVDETAYIQQWKAAFGKTFNVTVLFNAHRATFLQRIALLQSLQHIEQDWGVPLARVVAALKEDWLGRLDACADAMLTLLTKALTLSLSGTSPGEDSLAHKQQRDNLIAAFQDKLAGLERDCRRELKSRFLHNLFNADLAAETVAAQDLFSEETWQVLGLTRKQLTIALAATGATVGAAIDGAAAGITFGVFTVGTGLAGGIAGWTGTRPLSRLKVDLGPFSREIGGCRIQVGPLRNPQLMFVLLDRALIYFQCASNWAHARREEASITLTEGKRGVTSGWDGERRRLFEKFRMFLQKGQPDRANELRPSLHQILIRTMEKELGEVNQ; encoded by the coding sequence GTGAGTGACGTGCCTGTATTTGCAGTGGTGGGCCATCCAAACGAAGGCAAATCTTCGGTGGTGTCCACCCTGACGGAAGACGATAGCGTACCGATCAGCGCCGTGCCCGGCGAGACGCGCCAATGCGTCACCTATGCCATCACGGTCGATGGTGAAACCCTTGTGCGCTTCGTCGATACCCCCGGATTTCAGATGCCGCTGCAGACCCTGCGCTGGATGCGGGACTTCAGCGGCCCGGCCGAGCGCATGGTCGAGGAATTCATCCGCACCCACCGGGGCGATCCCCGCTTCAAGGACGATTGCGAACTGCTGCGGCCGGTGGCAAAAGACGCCGGAATCGTCTACGTGGTGGACGGCTCGCGGCCCCTGCGCCCCAATGACGAGGCGGAGATGGAGATTCTGCGCCTCACCGGCCGGCCGCGGCTGGCGGTAATCAACCCGAAGGTTGACGAGACTGCCTATATTCAGCAGTGGAAGGCGGCCTTCGGCAAAACCTTCAATGTCACCGTGCTATTCAACGCCCACCGCGCCACCTTCCTGCAGCGTATCGCCCTGCTGCAGTCTCTGCAGCACATCGAACAGGACTGGGGCGTCCCCCTGGCACGGGTTGTCGCGGCTCTCAAGGAAGACTGGCTCGGTCGCCTCGATGCCTGCGCCGACGCCATGCTCACGCTGTTGACCAAGGCTCTGACCCTCTCGCTCAGCGGCACCAGCCCGGGCGAGGACTCCCTGGCACACAAACAGCAGCGCGACAATCTGATCGCCGCTTTTCAGGACAAGCTCGCCGGCCTCGAACGCGATTGCCGTCGAGAACTCAAGAGCCGCTTTCTGCACAATTTGTTCAATGCCGATCTCGCCGCCGAGACGGTGGCGGCCCAGGATCTTTTTTCTGAAGAAACCTGGCAGGTGCTGGGGCTTACGCGCAAGCAGTTGACGATCGCCCTGGCTGCCACCGGCGCCACGGTGGGCGCCGCCATTGACGGCGCGGCCGCCGGCATCACGTTTGGCGTCTTCACCGTCGGCACCGGTCTGGCCGGGGGGATCGCCGGCTGGACGGGTACCCGGCCCCTGTCGCGTCTCAAGGTCGATCTCGGCCCCTTTTCGCGGGAAATCGGCGGCTGCCGCATCCAGGTCGGCCCCCTGCGCAATCCGCAATTGATGTTCGTGCTCCTTGACCGGGCGCTGATCTATTTCCAGTGCGCCAGCAACTGGGCCCATGCCCGCCGGGAAGAGGCCTCCATCACCCTGACCGAAGGGAAAAGGGGGGTAACCTCGGGATGGGACGGCGAACGCCGCCGACTCTTCGAGAAATTCCGGATGTTCCTGCAGAAAGGGCAACCGGACAGGGCCAACGAACTGCGGCCCAGCCTGCACCAGATCCTCATCCGGACCATGGAGAAGGAGTTAGGGGAGGTAAATCAGTGA
- a CDS encoding DUF2868 domain-containing protein, which translates to MAPKKVEFILSRAERRMCFFAEFSSYFHVTTMPNRKGKDWAIADLLDLEYFLVQDAEVDEAILTRRDREIYRTGLADTAPRSRRDLLRHWLDLRREAVRTGRTAPLPSEWVPSVLRTTTLLLFVLGGLLGVGLAWGVLSYSGDRPINLFTALGLLVALPLFFSLLSAVLPVWRLAMRGNPSGLFGGWLAGELLNRFSRLACALLGDRDNGRSRLALAQGWGNLRGRSGLYSGIMGWLAFGLMQFAALGFSLGVLLTVLLRGWIADLAFSWQTTTRLSVEQLHRFVEAMARPWAALAEPPLSHPTFEQVAGSRVYLKEGLQHLSSADLQSWWYFLLWAIVIYTVLPRLLLLGAALFGGRHARRRLSFQDVRCEALIRRMQHPQIQIGKDDRLSEEEHAQELILPDEIRQDMTRLRALVPEELLAGAASEHWQSEIQREFNASVEAIAPVKLDEEEDAGLLRPLSGESDQAAVLLVLEGWQPCITATLEYLKALRRLLGKDRLLVVALVGRENSERWREPTPELEFAVWRSRLAALGDPWLRVHNWEGSASE; encoded by the coding sequence ATGGCGCCCAAAAAGGTAGAATTTATATTGTCTCGAGCCGAACGCCGGATGTGTTTCTTCGCTGAATTCTCCTCTTACTTCCACGTCACAACCATGCCGAACCGCAAGGGAAAAGACTGGGCCATCGCCGATCTGCTCGATCTTGAATATTTTCTCGTTCAGGATGCCGAGGTCGATGAGGCGATATTGACCCGCAGAGATCGGGAGATCTATCGGACCGGGCTGGCAGATACTGCTCCAAGATCGCGTCGCGATCTGCTGCGGCATTGGCTTGATCTGCGACGCGAAGCGGTCCGCACCGGGCGGACGGCACCGCTGCCCAGCGAATGGGTGCCCTCTGTTCTGCGAACAACGACTCTGCTGTTGTTTGTCCTGGGCGGTCTGCTCGGTGTCGGCTTGGCCTGGGGGGTTCTGAGCTATTCCGGGGATCGGCCCATCAATCTGTTTACTGCCCTCGGCCTGCTGGTTGCCCTTCCTTTATTCTTTTCGCTCCTTTCTGCCGTACTGCCGGTCTGGCGCCTGGCGATGCGGGGCAATCCCTCCGGCCTCTTCGGCGGCTGGCTGGCCGGAGAGCTGCTGAACCGTTTCAGCCGCCTGGCCTGCGCCCTGCTCGGCGATCGCGATAACGGCCGGAGCCGACTGGCCCTGGCCCAGGGGTGGGGCAACTTGCGCGGACGTAGCGGATTGTATTCCGGCATCATGGGCTGGCTGGCTTTTGGTCTGATGCAGTTTGCCGCCCTGGGGTTTTCCCTGGGCGTGCTGCTCACCGTGCTGCTTCGGGGCTGGATCGCCGATCTCGCCTTCAGCTGGCAGACCACCACCCGTCTGTCTGTCGAACAGCTCCACCGATTTGTCGAGGCGATGGCTCGCCCCTGGGCCGCTCTGGCGGAGCCGCCTCTGTCCCATCCCACCTTCGAACAGGTGGCGGGCTCCCGCGTCTATCTCAAGGAAGGGCTGCAGCATCTGTCCAGCGCCGACCTTCAGTCCTGGTGGTATTTTCTTCTTTGGGCCATCGTGATCTACACGGTGCTGCCCCGTCTTCTGCTGCTGGGCGCCGCTCTGTTCGGCGGCCGTCATGCCCGACGGCGGCTGTCCTTCCAGGATGTCCGCTGCGAGGCTCTCATCCGCCGCATGCAGCATCCGCAGATACAGATCGGCAAAGATGACCGGTTATCCGAGGAAGAACACGCGCAGGAGCTGATTCTGCCCGACGAAATCCGACAGGATATGACCCGGCTGCGCGCCCTGGTGCCCGAAGAGCTCCTCGCGGGAGCCGCTTCGGAGCATTGGCAGAGTGAAATTCAGCGGGAATTCAATGCCTCCGTCGAGGCGATCGCCCCCGTGAAGCTTGATGAGGAGGAGGACGCCGGCCTGCTCCGACCTCTGAGCGGGGAGTCAGATCAAGCTGCCGTACTACTGGTGCTGGAAGGCTGGCAACCCTGCATCACGGCCACCCTCGAATATCTCAAGGCCCTGCGCCGCCTGCTGGGCAAGGACCGGTTACTGGTAGTGGCCCTGGTCGGGCGGGAAAACAGCGAGCGCTGGCGAGAGCCAACACCCGAACTTGAATTCGCCGTATGGCGCAGTCGTCTGGCGGCGCTCGGCGATCCCTGGCTGCGGGTTCACAACTGGGAAGGGTCTGCCAGTGAGTGA
- a CDS encoding CBS domain-containing protein, whose amino-acid sequence MGVNHNTANADDSVRQVLEKMQKFHLDSLPVVDSGGKWLFFANREEILARLMTTIIIPAK is encoded by the coding sequence ATCGGCGTAAATCACAATACCGCCAACGCTGATGATTCTGTGCGACAAGTACTGGAGAAGATGCAGAAATTCCACCTTGACTCTCTCCCGGTGGTGGATTCGGGCGGAAAATGGTTGTTTTTTGCCAACCGGGAAGAGATTCTCGCTCGCCTCATGACCACCATCATCATTCCAGCCAAGTGA
- a CDS encoding SpoIIE family protein phosphatase, producing the protein MTVETVFTAIFLFLALLFCVAFYADFRRRRGRSIIANPAVYVLSFGVWFTSWTFYGNVGRVATVGIDYIAIYLGVTLVFFSGWFLLRKMVRISKNQNLVSIADFIASRYGNSTAIGALAALGAVAGTLPYIAVQLKGISDTFNLLIGSNQGPYAQATAPPIDSTFMVAALLCLFSILFGARRLDPSDRHEGLVAAVAFEGLLKIFVMGTVGLFFVYGLFDGFGDIFQRFLAEYPERRELLLLGTERVSYSSWFALGSVCAMAFVCLPHLFHLSVVENSKEEHIRSAMWGFPLYMFVIELFILPIALGGLILSGGDTSRAEYFPILIPLQEDHPWLALLVFLGGFSGSTGMVIVSAVALSTLILNHLLMPLFLRLRLPGEDFSGTLLNLKRLGIVVVILLAYAFYRVAGEMALVNIGIISFVGAAQFAPALLGGLFWKRANLKGAFAGLLLGLSTWFYLMVLPTMAPGSWLEGAILQNGPFGLSWLRPATLFGLEGLPWLPYVLFCTLLLNVCSFLAFSLLSEPSEAEKEQADRFVDVFAPLARPETLQRIAKAPSVVEFVDLMTKFIGEKRTHETIADFLEDQEIDARGSLSEGELSRLKRFAEKTLAGSVGAAPARIIIDNYLASKGSRMEEVFDIFGSVTISHRAGREQLGVLHEAARRVASGGDLQSILDSILELLQQQFRLDLCVIRILDEKRATLTVRSWRGVGSERLGLVDRKPSMETYVGECFINQTTVVVNDADFLDKAVSAQAVRREGIQAFTHAPIVVEGKTIGVLSAFSKSVKGIFVGEFMELFANLAGQVGVAWRNARQTERLIAARERDRELEIARDIQQGLLPTRTPDIRGISLAGTCLPAQEVGGDYYDFLPTGPDSVDLLIADVSGHTVGAAFIMTEARTFIRARAQELARPCAILSALNAFSYEDLSRAELFITMFYAKYHAPSRALFFASAGHNPPLLSRKAADTCERLDAEGLILGIKPIVDFEEKKVRLRQGDVLLFYTDGITEAEDHGGNFFGEERLCVLLREHRDLEPPQLIERLLESVRRFTGGSSFKDDLTLVAMRVEE; encoded by the coding sequence ATGACCGTCGAAACCGTCTTCACGGCCATCTTTCTTTTTCTGGCGCTCCTCTTTTGCGTGGCGTTTTACGCCGACTTCAGGCGCAGGCGCGGTCGCAGCATCATCGCGAATCCGGCGGTCTATGTCCTTTCCTTCGGGGTATGGTTCACCTCCTGGACCTTTTACGGAAACGTCGGCAGGGTGGCGACAGTCGGCATCGACTATATCGCCATCTATCTCGGCGTCACCCTGGTGTTTTTCTCCGGGTGGTTCCTGCTGCGCAAGATGGTTCGCATCAGCAAAAATCAAAATCTGGTCAGCATCGCCGATTTCATCGCCAGCCGCTACGGCAACTCGACCGCTATCGGGGCACTGGCGGCGCTGGGAGCCGTGGCGGGAACCCTGCCTTATATCGCCGTGCAGCTAAAGGGGATATCGGATACCTTCAACCTGCTCATCGGCTCCAACCAGGGCCCATACGCCCAGGCCACCGCGCCGCCGATCGACTCGACCTTTATGGTTGCCGCCTTGCTCTGTCTTTTCAGCATCCTCTTCGGGGCCAGGCGTCTCGACCCTTCCGACCGGCATGAGGGGCTGGTCGCGGCTGTCGCTTTCGAGGGGCTGCTGAAGATCTTCGTCATGGGGACGGTCGGCCTGTTCTTCGTGTACGGGCTTTTCGATGGTTTTGGCGACATTTTCCAGCGATTCCTGGCCGAGTACCCCGAACGCAGGGAACTTCTCCTTCTCGGCACCGAAAGGGTTTCCTACAGTTCCTGGTTCGCCTTGGGGAGCGTCTGCGCCATGGCGTTCGTCTGCCTGCCCCACCTTTTTCATCTCTCGGTCGTCGAAAATTCGAAGGAAGAACATATCAGGAGCGCCATGTGGGGGTTTCCCCTCTACATGTTCGTGATCGAACTCTTCATTTTGCCCATCGCCCTGGGCGGCCTCATCCTGAGCGGCGGGGATACCAGCCGGGCCGAGTACTTCCCCATTCTCATCCCCCTCCAGGAGGACCACCCCTGGCTGGCCCTTCTGGTCTTTCTCGGGGGCTTTTCCGGCTCGACGGGGATGGTGATCGTCTCGGCCGTGGCCCTCTCGACCCTTATTCTCAACCATCTCCTGATGCCCCTCTTCCTGCGTCTTCGCCTTCCCGGCGAGGACTTCTCCGGAACGCTTCTCAACCTCAAACGGCTCGGAATCGTCGTCGTAATCCTTCTGGCCTATGCTTTCTACCGGGTCGCGGGGGAAATGGCTCTGGTCAACATCGGGATCATTTCCTTTGTCGGCGCCGCCCAGTTCGCCCCTGCTCTGCTGGGCGGCCTGTTCTGGAAGCGGGCCAACCTCAAGGGGGCCTTTGCCGGCTTGTTGCTGGGTTTGTCGACGTGGTTCTACCTGATGGTCCTTCCCACCATGGCCCCAGGGAGCTGGCTCGAAGGCGCCATTTTGCAAAACGGCCCCTTTGGGCTGAGCTGGCTCCGTCCGGCAACCCTGTTCGGTCTCGAGGGATTGCCGTGGCTTCCCTATGTCCTCTTCTGCACTCTCTTGCTTAACGTCTGTTCCTTTCTGGCCTTTTCCCTGCTGAGCGAACCGAGTGAGGCGGAAAAAGAGCAGGCGGACAGGTTCGTCGATGTGTTCGCGCCGCTCGCGAGGCCCGAAACGCTCCAGCGGATCGCCAAGGCCCCTTCCGTAGTGGAATTCGTCGATCTGATGACCAAGTTCATCGGGGAAAAACGGACCCACGAAACCATAGCGGACTTTCTGGAGGATCAGGAGATCGACGCCAGGGGAAGTCTTAGCGAAGGAGAGCTCTCCCGCCTGAAGCGCTTTGCCGAAAAGACCCTCGCCGGTTCGGTCGGGGCTGCGCCGGCCCGGATCATCATCGACAACTACCTGGCGAGCAAGGGCAGCCGGATGGAGGAGGTATTCGACATCTTCGGGTCGGTCACCATCAGCCACCGTGCGGGGCGCGAACAGCTCGGAGTGCTCCACGAGGCGGCCCGCCGGGTCGCCAGCGGCGGCGACCTGCAGAGCATTCTTGACAGCATCCTCGAACTCCTGCAACAGCAGTTCAGGCTCGACCTCTGCGTGATCCGCATACTGGACGAAAAGAGGGCGACCCTTACAGTGCGCAGCTGGAGGGGGGTGGGTTCGGAGCGGCTGGGTCTTGTCGACCGGAAACCGAGCATGGAGACCTATGTCGGCGAATGCTTTATCAACCAGACGACTGTTGTGGTCAACGACGCCGACTTTCTCGACAAGGCGGTTTCCGCTCAGGCGGTCCGACGGGAAGGGATCCAGGCTTTCACCCATGCCCCGATTGTCGTCGAGGGGAAAACGATCGGAGTGCTTTCGGCCTTTTCCAAGTCGGTAAAGGGCATCTTTGTCGGTGAATTCATGGAACTCTTCGCCAATCTGGCGGGACAGGTCGGAGTGGCGTGGCGCAATGCCCGCCAGACCGAAAGGCTCATTGCCGCCAGGGAACGGGACCGGGAGCTGGAAATCGCCCGGGATATTCAGCAGGGCCTTCTGCCGACCCGGACGCCGGATATCCGTGGAATTTCCCTGGCCGGCACCTGTCTTCCGGCTCAGGAGGTCGGCGGCGACTATTACGATTTTCTCCCCACCGGGCCCGATTCCGTCGATCTGCTCATCGCCGACGTTTCCGGGCACACGGTCGGCGCCGCCTTCATCATGACCGAGGCCCGTACGTTTATCAGGGCCAGGGCGCAGGAACTGGCCAGGCCCTGCGCCATTTTGAGCGCCCTCAACGCCTTCAGCTACGAGGACCTCTCCCGGGCCGAGTTGTTCATCACCATGTTCTACGCCAAATACCATGCCCCGAGCAGGGCCCTTTTCTTCGCGAGCGCTGGTCACAATCCTCCTCTCCTCTCGCGAAAAGCTGCCGACACCTGCGAGCGGCTGGATGCGGAAGGGCTGATTCTGGGAATCAAGCCCATTGTCGATTTTGAGGAGAAGAAGGTGCGGCTGCGCCAAGGGGACGTTTTGCTCTTCTACACCGACGGCATCACCGAGGCCGAAGACCATGGCGGCAACTTCTTCGGCGAGGAGCGGCTCTGCGTCCTGCTGCGGGAGCATCGGGACCTGGAGCCGCCGCAACTCATCGAGAGGCTGTTGGAAAGTGTTCGTCGCTTTACGGGGGGAAGCTCTTTCAAGGACGATCTCACCCTCGTGGCGATGCGGGTGGAAGAATAG